From the genome of Spinacia oleracea cultivar Varoflay chromosome 2, BTI_SOV_V1, whole genome shotgun sequence, one region includes:
- the LOC130466862 gene encoding uncharacterized protein, translating to MKINTQIQVLLTNHQIKCPKSKKKKPRGPTKGIKSMPGVPRIIEWDHLDRPTGKWATDYKNHIGEISRAKVSILIRTWEDVSQGIKDTLWEDVKREFHITDETKKEVVLKSCDKRWREFKSRLTTGWIRGTRKRPKDEKMPYDLYSYITKDIWKEFVKIRTSEEAEEISEKARQSQSFNIYPHHMGQKSYAEMTSEWQRKGYIPSVSSSSEGSSASTISSSLPSRTCLWLLARSVPDEKGNPYLPDQGTQKVKENIDEWKRKQDEGEFVPKSARDDVLSRALGKTKEGRPLTFGGGVGIKAVWGTGERRSFRRYGDAEMEEMEARVTKRVKDETIQEMNSKMDAMVMEKFITFAKELGVQIPSHMRIDANVHSSCRSGGLDPFADITV from the exons atgaagatcaacacgcaaattcaggtccttctaacaaatcaccaaatcaagtgccccaaaagcaaaaaaaaaaagccaagaggccctacaaaaggaataaaatccatgcccggggttccaagaataattgaatgggatcacttggaccgacccacagggaaatgggcaacggattacaagaatcacattggcgagataagtcgcgcaaaggtttcaatattgatcagaacctgggaagatgtttcacaaggaataaaagacactttgtgggaagacgtcaag agagaatttcatatcacagatgaaactaagaaagaagttgtcttaaagagttgtgataagcgttggagggaattcaaatcaagattgACGACTGGTTGGATCCGGGGTACAAGAAAAAggccaaaagatgaaaagatgccatatgatttgtatagttatataactaaggatatatggaaggaatttgtgaagatacgtacctccgaagaagctgag gaaataagtgagaaagcaagacaaagtcaatctttcaacatatatcctcatcatatgggacagaaatcatatgctgaaatgacaagtgaatggcagagaaaagggtacattccctcagtttcttcgtcatctgaaggttcctctgcgtctacaatttcttcaagtttgccgagtaggacatgtttatggcttcttgcaagatcggtaccagatgagaaaggaaatccttacttgccggatcagggcacacaaaaggtcaaagaaaatatt gatgaatggaaaaggaaacaagatgaaggggaatttgttcccaaaagtgcacgagatgatgtcttatctcgtgcacttggtaagactaaagaagggagaccactaacatttggtggtggagtaggcatcaaagctgtgtgggggaccggagagcggcgtagctttcgacggtatggagatgcggagatggaggaaatggaagcaagagtgaccaaaagggtcaaagatgagacaatacaagagatgaactccaagatggatgccatggtcatggagaaatttatcacatttgctaaagaacttggtgtccaaataccaagccatatgaggatagacgcaaatgttcatagtagttgtcgttccgggggtttagatccatttgccgacattacggtatga